A genomic window from Bubalus bubalis isolate 160015118507 breed Murrah chromosome 11, NDDB_SH_1, whole genome shotgun sequence includes:
- the KNL1 gene encoding LOW QUALITY PROTEIN: kinetochore scaffold 1 (The sequence of the model RefSeq protein was modified relative to this genomic sequence to represent the inferred CDS: deleted 1 base in 1 codon) produces MDGMSSEPNDENGNVERPVGRRHSSILKPPRSPLQDLRGGNGNETIQESNALRNKKNSRRVSFADTIKVFQTESHMKIVKKSEISETEAGENVLFIQNKNPEDNYCEITGMNTLLCAPIQTQMPQREISMTEYSHERKHANDQTVIFSDENQMDLTASHTVMITKGLLDCTKSEKSTKIDTASFLANLKLHTEDSRMKKELNFSVDQNTSSEKKINFNDFIKRLKIGKSNAFPFTGPDKENSEMPIHSKEANKTTSVHQMHVSLGVDENTRNMTRLFREQDDGMNFTQCHTTNIQTFVPTSSEASLREFKGDDITVYGNDFMDLTISHTVQKLPSADNLPEIENQTQDVMMDVSTCYETKALEQKTVFKDKPNDAFQDLSFNPEGNMHMIRSHITGTEIQTGTQATNQNIRPLATIPESKYSGPGMQDDKTFFYSSCNDVMELTKCHSSMREEKNLVKDDNNYSKMYPNPDGNSLLGEKTVYSGDDSMDITKSHTVKIDNQIFKQVQTNAQKATAPVSEKEMMIQNHIIVSENWDINVNCHSVPLVSKERLQQSPENPLFVSLTDKRTEIFMDEDMDLTKSHTVNLGSQFPLASYNLTSENTSKSHSHSKSLSDEWEKMTKDHIDLSQQQNIISKNIPANTWDKEKSQVLKISPFLDKDSPQSPDINQDVATKHNIVYSREDLDKQVPLGNNRNTISCEQALFPTSKPLFSSRGWPAMRNHNVVNSQTVKSVLGQNSKLPEPLRKSLGNPIPDCSDKTVICSEKEEDMDLTNSHTVITGFGPSEVQELSKTNLENTNSQLSTINRQKAVKVKKCNESPIEKMGVFISTGIMDVLEDKNVQKSGILNEKQDVKICGRKSLGRLKVDKTVVFSEGNENDMDITKSCTVEINHRPLLDEHDSHLVPLVGNSNTVLYACGQDDMEVTRSHTTAIECKTVSPDKTTTRPVDKTVMFVDNHDELEMTKSHTVFIDCQTKERTVLPDRPDFELSKRKSLEKSKVTPTATEESVFFPQNVKRDHSVAKVSQLTLPGKWSNHGPLEKAEAFIADNMEVSKSTIWKNDRNVQKPILLNEPLSGKNQRRKSLRFKNDTTIAFSKNDKNDMDVLQCCTVEINNKSVLEDREDSHLVPLEGTSNTVLYTCGQDDMEITRSHTTALEYKPLSPDKITTRTTDKTVMFVDNHNDLEVTKSHTVFIDCQATEKILQECPAFGIAKRKTLGVSFPQDGNSIQEVTKKQALAVENKIVLHSEQKHNVIPFVPTNTLSGGQGETDVKFHSTSVDEEVMKVVSQAYTLEKAKIESYQLNSTDRRNVDFTGSPATAICGSGDNYSCLPNVTSFFGNLEKNVMSLHDKDEDLKASHFPVQNDLPYANNSASDDYLKSEGLSHSVPCLLEKEKVVQTNTQGQLHCAPKVLKDQDLIKEPPNLISNETLVYGEDSGEMAKLNSKPVSFKLRRDQVEPSVDKAEHSLKKTFVDDVCVVSQHHLLTQLPPLPQQGQNSVNKDEAILSKAGNNLNIVGGNSSEPTCENDSTMLYNGKQFTTAYKKEPKKNIQTAKCNTAIDFHSNSALTKQVIQTLINPREASDPVIATCSVKPNLNNLNGKTEEFLDFQPVHLPPSPEQLLELVNKAHRDMSIVQATEAHNVNTVSSNAKDDRDEENNIPHNGAEATSVPLMTTVKDKMRRCSLGIFLPRLPNKRNCSVTGIDDLKQVPADTTDLNHLETQPVSSKDSGIGIVRAKLNLSPSQYINEENLPIYPGEINSSDSISIDTEEKALTETYQKETSPSENKMEETCNSQKRTWVQDDDDIQNEKKIRKNEIVFSDTAQDQEISDLRAEGEMDKNANSVLIKSLSRTPSSCSSSLDSIKADGTSLDLSTHLGSQIESQFLRDTVCEESLKEKLKDGRITIKEFFILLQVHILIQKPRQSNLPAKFAVNTSPTLEDLMLSQYVYRPKIQIYKEDCEALRRKIEELKLSALNQDKLLTDINRNLWEKMKHCSDEELKAFGIYLNKIKSRFTKMTKVFTHQGKVALYSKLVQSAQSEREKLHKRINEMDNTLKKIDNCLTEVEIETKNLEDEQKDSPVEELNSEVRAAEKELEQLKTEEEKLQRNFLELEIQKEQILAQLDFAQKQTKRTEELLDQLSLSEWDVIEWSDDQAVFTFLYDTIELIITFGEPVVGLPFLGKAYRKIVDLNFQSLLDEDKAPPSSLLVHNLIFQYIEQQESWKKICTTQHQVPKMLQEISLVVSHCKLLGEEIEFLKRWGPNYNLISIDVNNTELKLLFSSSAAFAKFEITLSLSAHYPSIPLPFSIQNHLGNIGQDEVTAVLSKVPLEDNYLKNVVKQIYRDLLQDDCRFYH; encoded by the exons agTATTCCAGACAGAGTCTCATATGAAAATAGTGAAAAAGTCAGAAATTTCAG aaacagaagcaggagaaaaTGTCCTATTTATACA gAATAAGAATCCAGAAGATAACTACTGTGAGATAACTG GAATGAACACATTGCTTTGTGCTCCCATTCAGACCCAGATGCCCCAGAGAGAG ATTTCAATGACAGAATACAGCCATGAAAGGAAACATGCAAATGACCAAACAGTCATCTTTTCAGATGAAAACCAGATGGACCTGACAGCAAGTCACACTGTGATGATCACCAAAGGCCTTTTAGATTGTACCAAAAGTGAAAAGTCCACCAAGATAGATACTGCATCGTTTCTGGCCAACTTAAAACTCCACACTGAAGATTcaagaatgaagaaagaattaaatttttCTGTAGATCAGAACACTTCttcagaaaagaagataaatttcAATGACTTcataaaaagattgaaaataggaaaatcaaatgcttttccttTTACAGGACCTGATAAAGAAAATTCTGAGATGCCTATTCATTCCAAAGAAGCAAATAAGACCACTTCTGTACATCAAATGCATGTATCTCTTGGTGTAGATGAAAATACCAGGAATATGACTAGACTCTTTAGAGAACAAGATGATGGAATGAATTTTACCCAGTGTCATACAACCAATATTCAGACTTTTGTTCCCACATCCAGTGAGGCCAGCTTAAGGGAATTTAAAGGTGATGATATTACAGTTTATGGCAATGACTTCATGGACTTGACAATTAGCCACACTGTACAGAAGTTACCTTCAGCAGATAATCTGCCTGAAATAGAAAATCAAACTCAGGATGTCATGATGGATGTTTCAACATGTTATGAAACTAAAGCACTAGAACAGAAGACAGTCTTTAAGGATAAACCGAATGATGCCTTCCAAGACCTTTCCTTTAACCCTGAAGGTAACATGCATATGATCAGAAGTCATATTACAGGGACAGAAATTCAAACAGGCACACAGGCTACCAACCAGAATATCAGACCATTGGCCACGATCCCAGAATCTAAATATTCTGGTCCAGGTATGCAAGATGATAAGACATTTTTCTATTCTAGTTGTAATGATGTTATGGAACTGACCAAGTGTCACTCAAGTATGAGAGAGGAGAAAAATTTGGTAAAGGATGACAATAATTATTCTAAAATGTATCCCAATCCAGATGGCAACTCTCTTCTTGGAGAGAAAACTGTTTATTCAGGAGATGATAGCATGGACATTACCAAGAGTCACACAGTTAAAATCGATAATCAAATTTTTAAACAAGTTCAGACAAATGCACAGAAAGCAACTGCACcagtatctgaaaaagaaatgatgatCCAAAATCACATAATTGTGTCAGAGAATTGGGACATAAATGTAAATTGTCACTCCGTTCCTCTTGTATCTAAGGAAAGATTACAGCAGAGCCCGGAAAATCCTTTATTTGTTTCATTGACTGACAAAAGGACTGAAATCTTCATGGATGAAGATATGGATTTGACTAAAAGTCACACAGTTAATTTAGGAAGTCAGTTTCCTCTTGCATCTTATAATCTGACATCTGAGAATACCAGTAAATCTCACTCTCACAGCAAAAGCCTTTctgatgaatgggaaaaaatgacGAAAGATCATATTGACCTATCCCAACAACAAAACATAATATCTAAGAACATCCCAGCTAATACCTGGgacaaagaaaaaagtcaagttTTGAAGATTTCACCCTTTCTTGATAAAGATTCTCCTCAGTCACCTGATATTAACCAGGATGTAGCAACAAAACATAATATAGTATACTCTCGTGAAGATCTTGACAAACAGGTACCACTGGGAAATAACAGAAATACAATTTCATGTGAGCAAGCTTTGTTTCCTACTTCAAAGCcgttattttcatcaagaggatgGCCTGCCATGAGAAATCATAATGTTGTTAACAGTCAAACAGTAAAATCTGTACTAGGCCAGAATTCTAAACTGcctgagccactaaggaaaagTTTAGGTAATCCCATTCCTGACTGTTCTGACAAGACAGTTATTTgttcagagaaggaagaagatatGGATCTAACCAACAGCCACACTGTCATTACTGGATTTGGTCCTTCTGAAGTACAAGAACTAAGTAAGACTAATTTAGAAAACACTAATAGCCAGTTATCAACAATAAACAGACAGAAAgctgtaaaagttaaaaaatgtaatgaaagtCCTATAGAAAAAATGGGAGTGTTTATTTCTACTGGTATCATGGATGTGTTGGAGGACAAAAATGTACAGAAATCCGGAATTCTGAATGAAAAACAAGATGTCAAAATTTGTGGAAGAAAAAGTCTTGGCAGACTAAAAGTTGATAAGACTGTTGTATTTTCAGAGGGAAATGAGAATGATATGGATATCACCAAGAGTTGTACAGTGGAAATAAATCATAGACCTTTACTAGATGAACATGATTCCCATTTGGTGCCTTTGGTAGGAAATTCTAACACTGTTTTATATGCATGTGGGCAAGATGACATGGAGGTCACCAGAAGTCACACAACTGCTATAGAATGTAAAACTGTCTCACCAGATAAAACAACTACTAGGCCTGTGGACAAAACTGTAATGTTTGTAGATAATCATGATGAACTAGAAATGACAAAGTCCCATACTGTTTTCATTGACTGCCAAACAAAGGAGAGAACTGTGCTTCCAGATAGACCTGACTTTGAACTATCCAAAAGAAAAAGCCTAGAAAAATCAAAAGTGACCCCTACTGCTACTGAGGAGAGTGTTTTTTTCCCGCAAAATGTCAAAAGGGATCATTCAGTCGCAAAAGTCAGCCAGCTGACACTACCAGGGAAATGGTCTAATCATGGTCCTTTAGAGAAAGCTGAAGCATTTATAGCTGATAACATGGAAGTGTCTAAATCAACCATTtggaaaaatgacagaaatgtacAAAAGCCTATATTGCTGAATGAACCTCTATCAGGcaaaaatcagagaaggaaaagcctTAGATTCAAAAATGACACAACCATTGCGTTTTCAAAGAATGATAAAAATGATATGGATGTCCTCCAGTGTTGCACAGtggaaataaataacaaaagtgTCCTGGAAGATAGAGAGGACTCCCATCTGGTGCCTTTGGAAGGAACTTCTAATACTGTTTTGTATACCTGTGGACAGGATGACATGGAGATCACCAGAAGTCACACGACTGCCTTAGAATATAAACCTCTCTCACCAGATAAAATAACCACTAGGACTACAGACAAAACTGTTATGTTtgtagataatcacaatgatctGGAAGTTACTAAGTCACACACTGTTTTCATTGATTGTCAAGCCACagagaaaatacttcaagagTGCCCTGCATTTggaatagcaaaaagaaaaaccttgGGTGTTTCTTTTCCACAAGATGGTAATTCTATTCAAGAAGTCACTAAAAAACAAGCACTGGCTGTAGAAAACAAAATCGTTCTTCACAGTGAGCAAAAACATAATGTGATACCCTTTGTTCCTACTAATACATTGTCTGGGGGTCAAGGTGAGACAGATGTCAAATTTCATAGCACTTCTGTGGATGAAGAAGTCATGAAAGTTGTAAGCCAGGCCTATACATTGGAAAAAGCCAAAATTGAAAGCTATCAGTTAAATAGTACAGATAGAAGAAATGTAGATTTTACAGGTAGTCCTGCAACTGCTATTTGTGGATCTGGTGATAATTATTCCTGTTTACCTAATGTTACTTCCTTTTTTGGTAATTTGGAAAAGAATGTCATGTCCTTACATGATAAAGATGAAGATTTAAAAGCCAGTCATTTCCCAGTGCAAAATGATCTTCCTTATGCAAACAATTCAGCCAGTGATGATTATTTGAAATCTGAGGGACTGTCTCATTCTGTTCCTTGCTtgttagagaaggaaaaagttgTTCAAACCAATACCCAAGGACAGTTACATTGTGCCCCAAAAGTGCTAAAAGATCAAGATCTGATTAAGGAGCCCCCAAATCTAATATCAAATGAAACTTTAGTATATGGTGAAGATTCGGGGGAGATGGCTAAACTTAACTCAAAGCCAGTGTCTTTTAAGCTTCGAAGGGATCAAGTGGAGCCCTCTGTTGATAAGGCAGAACACAGTTTAAAGAAGACCTTTGTTGATGATGTTTGTGttgtttctcagcatcatctgTTAACCCAACTACCTCCATTACCTCAACAAGGACAGAATAGTGTCAATAAAGATGAAGCAATATTGTCTAAAgctggaaataatttaaatattgttgGAGGAAATTCCTCTGAACCCACATGTGAAAATGATTCCACAATGCTCTATAATGGGAAACAGTTTACTACGGcctataaaaaagaaccaaagaaaaatattcaaacagcTAAATGTAATACAGCTATAGATTTCCACAGTAACTCAGCCTTGACTAAGCAAGTTATTCAAACTCTTATCAATCCTCGAGAAGCGTCAGACCCTGTGATTGCAACTTGTAGTGTCAAACCAAATCTGAATAACttaaatggaaaaactgaagaaTTTTTAGATTTCCAACCAGTGCATTTACCACCTTCTCCAGAACAGTTACTTGAATTAGTAAATAAGGCACACCGTGATATGAGTATAGTGCAAGCTACAGAAGCACATAATGTTAACACAGTGTCTAGCAACGCTAAAGATgatagagatgaagaaaataacaTTCCACATAATGGAGCCGAAGCCACCTCTGTACCATTAATGACAACTGTAAAAGATAAAATGAGGAGATGTTCTTTGGGAATATTTTTGCCCAGATTGCCAAACAAAAGAAATTGTAGTGTCACTGGTATTGATGATCTGAAGCAGGTTCCAGCAGACACAACTGATTTAAATCACTTAGAAACTCAGCCGGTTTCCAGTAAGGATTCAGGCATTGGAATTGTTAGAGCTAAACTGAACTTAAGTCCATCTCAatatataaatgaggaaaatctcCCTATATATCCTGGTGAGATTAATTCCTCAGACTCTATCAGCATAGATACTGAGGAAAAGGCTTTGACTGAGACTTACCAAAAAGAGACTTCACcctctgaaaataaaatggaagaaacctGCAATAGCCAAAAAAGAACCTGGGTACAAGATGATGATGAtattcagaatgagaaaaaaatcagaaaaaatgaaattgtgtTTAGTGATACTGCACAAGATCAGGAG atttctgatcTCCGTGCTGAAGGAGAGATGGATAAAAATGCTAACAGTGTATTGATAAAAAGCCTGAGCAGAACTCCATCTAGTTGTAGCAGTTCTCTGGATTCAATCAAGGCTGATGGGACCTCTCTGGACTTAAGCA CACACCTTGGTAGTCAAATAGAATCACAGTTTCTCAGAGATACTGTTTGTGAAGAGAGCTTGAAGGAG aaaCTCAAAGATGGAAGAATAACAATAAAGGAGTTCTTTATACTTCTTCAGGTACACATTCTGATACAGAAACCCAGACAGAGCAATCTTCCAGCCAAA tttgctgtaaACACATCACCTACTCTGGAAGACCTGATGTTAAGTCAATATGTTTACCGACCCAAGATACAGATTTATAAAGAAGATTGTGAAGCTCTTCGCCGGAAGATTGAAGA ATTAAAGCTTTCTGCACTAAACCAAGATAAACTGTTGACTGATATAAATAGGAACctgtgggaaaaaatgaaacactgCTCTGATGAGGAG CTGAAGGCCTTTGGAATTTActtgaacaaaataaaatcacgTTTTACCAAGATGACTAAAGTCTTCACTCACCAAGGAAAAGTGGCTTTATACAGCAAGCTGGTGCAGTCAGCTCAG agtgagagagagaaacttCATAAAAGGATAAATGAGATGGACAACACACTTAAGAAGATTGATAACTGTCTTACCGAGGTGGAAATAG AAACTAAGAATTTGGAGGATGAACAGAAAGACAGTCCTGTGGAAGAACTGAATTCTGAAGTGAGAGCTGCAGAGAAAG aactggaaCAGCTGAAAACTGAGGAAGAAAAGCTTCAAAG AAATTTCTTAGAGCTGGAGATACAGAAAGAGCAGATCCTTGCTCAATTAGACTTTgcgcaaaaacaaacaaagagaacTGAAGAGCTACTGGATCAGTTGAG cttGTCTGAATGGGATGTCATTGAGTGGAGTGATGATCAAGCTGTATTCACCTTTCTTTATGACACAATAGAACTCATCATTACCTTTGGAGAGCCAGTAG TTGGTCTCCCTTTCCTGGGCAAGGCTTATAGGAAGATTGTTGATCTGAATTTTCAATCTCTGTTAGATG AAGATAaagctcctccttcctcccttttagTTCATAACCTTATTTTCCAGTACATTGAGCAACAGGAATCCTGGAAGAAGATATGTACAACACAACATCAGGTACCCAAG aTGCTTCAAGAAATCTCACTGGTAGTGAGCCATTGCAAACTCCTTGGAGAGGAGATTGAGTTTTTAAAGCGATGGGGACCAAATTATAACCTAATAAGCATAGATGTGAATAATACTGA ATTGAAGCTTTTATTCTCCAGCTCAGCAGCATTTGCAAAGTTTGAGATAACTTTGTCTCTCTCAGCCCACTACCCATCAATCCCATTACCTTTCTCTATTCAAAATCACCTTGGAAACATTGG CCAAGATGAAGTCACTGCCGTTCTATCTAAAGTGCCACTGGAAGACAACTACCTAAAGAATGTAGTCAAACAAATTTACCGAGATCTGCTTCAGGAC GACTGCCGTTTCTACCACTAG